The Afipia massiliensis genome has a segment encoding these proteins:
- a CDS encoding phosphotransferase family protein — MSIESPVKASVARWFPGATGIDRLAQLSGGASQETWSFDVLHPSGNIAVILRRAPSGYGAAPGRAAGLEAEAVLMQQAYEAGIPSPRVRYVLRAEDGLGSGFIMDRVEGETIPRKILRDAQFAQARGVLAGQLGKVAAGIHALDTTRLPKLRLMTVAGEIDDLAAEHKSFDWPRPVFDLALRWLRDNAPAPSDTVTLVHGDFRHGNLIIGPEGVRAVLDWELAHFGDPMEDLGWICVNSWRFGEIDKPVGGLGSREDLFAAYESASGRPVDVPRVMFWETLGTLRWGIMCCGMMQRFRTGPDHSMERAMIGRRASETEIDLLRLLAPRRA; from the coding sequence ATGAGCATTGAAAGTCCGGTCAAGGCCAGCGTCGCGCGCTGGTTTCCTGGAGCCACGGGTATCGATCGCCTGGCCCAGCTGTCCGGTGGCGCCAGCCAGGAAACCTGGTCGTTCGACGTCCTGCATCCATCCGGAAACATCGCCGTCATTCTGCGCCGCGCTCCGTCAGGCTATGGCGCTGCGCCGGGCCGCGCCGCCGGGCTTGAGGCCGAAGCCGTTCTCATGCAACAGGCCTATGAAGCGGGGATACCGTCGCCGCGCGTGCGTTATGTTCTGCGCGCTGAGGACGGGCTTGGCAGCGGCTTCATCATGGACCGTGTCGAGGGTGAGACCATTCCGCGCAAGATTCTGCGCGACGCGCAGTTTGCGCAGGCGCGCGGTGTGCTGGCGGGCCAGCTCGGCAAGGTGGCGGCTGGAATTCATGCGCTTGATACGACGCGTTTGCCGAAACTGCGGCTAATGACGGTTGCCGGCGAGATCGACGATCTCGCAGCCGAACACAAATCGTTCGACTGGCCGCGGCCGGTGTTCGATCTGGCGCTGCGGTGGCTGCGCGACAACGCGCCCGCGCCGTCGGATACGGTGACACTGGTTCACGGCGATTTCCGCCACGGCAATCTCATCATCGGCCCGGAAGGCGTTCGTGCCGTGCTCGACTGGGAGCTGGCGCACTTCGGCGACCCGATGGAAGACCTCGGCTGGATCTGCGTGAATTCGTGGCGGTTCGGCGAGATCGACAAGCCGGTCGGCGGGCTTGGATCGCGCGAGGATCTGTTTGCCGCTTACGAGTCTGCATCCGGCCGTCCGGTGGATGTTCCGCGTGTCATGTTCTGGGAGACGCTTGGCACGTTGCGGTGGGGCATCATGTGTTGCGGCATGATGCAGCGGTTCCGCACCGGCCCGGATCATTCTATGGAGCGCGCGATGATCGGCCGCCGCGCCTCCGAAACCGAGATCGATCTTTTGCGGCTGCTGGCGCCGCGTCGCGCATAA
- a CDS encoding ABC transporter substrate-binding protein, giving the protein MSKSFKAFGLAVGAFALTQSPAFAQTKVTNEGISPAEIVIGSHQDLSGPIKVWGVPVSNGMKMAADEINAAGGINGRKIKLIIEDSGYDPKRSVLASQKLIEKDKIFAMVGPMGSPTVLAAQDILFDAGVLQLFPLTAAEFTFKFDPAKPQERLKFNNILPYVESTRAAVKYMIETKKFTKPCIMHQDDEYGKSVLDGFTQQATAMKLTPASVTSYKRGASDFSAQVAKMKSDGCDLVVLGTVIRETIGAMGEAKKLGWDVTFLGATPTNVLEVPALGKDMVEGLYAASGFEIPYEDTAKGKVKDWLVNYKKAFGSDANTQAIIGYNAMMTFAYYANKAGKDLTGAKMLASLESGDVFQDIFSSPPTKFSKTNHLATTVTQVQQVKGGRWVLVKDGLMF; this is encoded by the coding sequence ATGTCGAAATCGTTCAAGGCGTTTGGCCTTGCGGTGGGTGCGTTCGCGCTGACCCAGTCGCCGGCCTTCGCGCAGACCAAGGTGACCAACGAGGGCATCTCGCCGGCCGAGATCGTCATCGGCTCGCATCAGGATCTTTCGGGCCCCATCAAGGTCTGGGGCGTGCCGGTGTCAAACGGCATGAAGATGGCGGCCGATGAGATCAATGCCGCGGGCGGCATCAACGGCCGCAAGATCAAGCTGATCATCGAAGACAGCGGTTACGATCCGAAGCGCTCGGTGCTGGCCTCCCAGAAGTTGATCGAGAAGGACAAGATCTTCGCCATGGTCGGCCCGATGGGCTCGCCGACTGTGCTTGCCGCGCAGGACATCCTGTTCGACGCGGGCGTGCTGCAGCTCTTCCCGCTGACGGCGGCGGAGTTCACTTTCAAGTTCGATCCGGCGAAGCCGCAGGAGAGATTGAAGTTCAACAACATCCTGCCCTACGTCGAAAGCACGCGGGCGGCGGTGAAATACATGATCGAGACCAAGAAGTTCACCAAGCCCTGCATCATGCATCAGGACGACGAGTACGGCAAAAGCGTGCTCGATGGCTTCACCCAGCAGGCCACCGCGATGAAGCTGACGCCGGCTTCGGTCACGAGCTACAAGCGTGGCGCATCCGATTTCAGCGCGCAGGTCGCCAAGATGAAATCCGACGGCTGCGATCTTGTTGTGCTCGGAACGGTGATCCGCGAAACCATCGGCGCGATGGGCGAAGCCAAGAAGCTCGGCTGGGATGTGACGTTCCTCGGCGCGACGCCGACCAACGTGCTCGAAGTGCCCGCGCTCGGCAAGGATATGGTTGAAGGGCTCTATGCGGCGTCCGGGTTCGAAATTCCCTATGAGGACACCGCAAAGGGCAAGGTGAAGGACTGGCTTGTGAACTACAAAAAGGCGTTCGGTTCCGACGCCAATACGCAGGCGATCATCGGTTACAACGCGATGATGACCTTCGCCTACTACGCCAACAAGGCAGGCAAGGATCTAACCGGCGCCAAGATGCTGGCTTCGCTCGAGTCCGGTGACGTGTTCCAGGACATATTTAGTTCGCCGCCGACCAAATTCTCGAAAACGAACCACCTCGCCACCACGGTGACGCAGGTTCAGCAGGTCAAGGGCGGCCGCTGGGTTCTGGTGAAGGATGGCCTGATGTTCTGA
- a CDS encoding DUF6285 domain-containing protein, which translates to MQDQPTPVELINAVAEFLRADVAPQLSGHAAFKLRVGLNALDLVVRQLTHEASGDAAEVERLSKLLGTSGSLEELNRLLSARIASREMGFQTPGLTDHVWKTTMDKLAIDQPNYASYRRERDTG; encoded by the coding sequence ATGCAGGATCAGCCCACGCCGGTCGAACTGATCAACGCGGTGGCGGAGTTTCTCCGCGCCGACGTCGCGCCGCAATTGTCCGGCCATGCCGCGTTCAAGCTGCGGGTGGGGCTCAACGCGCTCGATCTGGTGGTGCGGCAGCTTACGCATGAAGCGTCCGGCGATGCCGCCGAGGTCGAGCGGCTGTCAAAGCTGCTCGGTACGTCCGGCTCGCTGGAAGAACTCAACCGTCTGCTGTCCGCGCGCATTGCAAGCCGCGAGATGGGCTTCCAGACGCCGGGGCTCACCGACCACGTCTGGAAGACCACGATGGACAAGCTGGCCATCGACCAGCCGAATTATGCGTCCTATCGCCGCGAACGGGACACGGGTTAG
- a CDS encoding acyl-CoA dehydrogenase family protein: MDFSLPDDLTAYLSELDRFIDQKIKPLEQRDDNIRFFDHRREWARTDFDRGGLPRHEWEDLLRQAKNLADEAGHLRFAIPKRYGGKDGSNLWMAVIREHFAAKGLGLHNDLQNEHSIVGNFPLVTMLDRYGRDDQKAMIEGSLTGKYRITFGLTEPDHGSDATHMETRAVQATRDGVSGWVINGEKMWTTGMHVATHCATFARTSGNDGDARGITCFLVPADAKGVKVEEYLWTFNMPTDHPRVSFTDVFVPDDALFGEVGRGLSLAQCFVHENRIRQAASSLGAAVYCINESVHYARERKPFGHALAENQAIQWPLVELATQAEMLRLLIRKTAWEMDRMTQPEVEQRLSDKVSMCNFWANRLCCEAADRAMQVHGGMGYSRHKPFEHIYRHHRRYRITEGSEEIQKRKVAGFLFGYMGAGKFETTEKSR, from the coding sequence TTGGATTTTTCGCTGCCTGACGATTTGACCGCTTACCTGTCGGAACTCGATCGCTTCATCGATCAGAAGATCAAGCCACTCGAGCAGCGCGACGACAACATCCGCTTCTTCGATCATCGCCGCGAGTGGGCGCGAACGGATTTCGACAGGGGCGGCCTGCCGCGCCACGAATGGGAAGACCTGCTGCGTCAGGCGAAAAACCTTGCCGACGAAGCCGGGCATCTGCGCTTTGCGATTCCTAAGCGCTACGGCGGCAAGGACGGTTCGAATCTCTGGATGGCGGTGATCCGCGAGCATTTCGCCGCCAAGGGTCTCGGCCTGCACAACGATCTGCAGAACGAGCATTCCATCGTTGGAAACTTCCCGCTGGTCACCATGCTGGATCGCTACGGCCGCGACGACCAGAAAGCGATGATCGAAGGCTCGCTCACCGGAAAATACCGCATCACGTTTGGTCTCACGGAGCCTGATCACGGCTCGGACGCCACCCACATGGAAACGCGCGCGGTTCAGGCCACGCGTGACGGTGTGAGCGGGTGGGTCATCAACGGCGAGAAGATGTGGACGACCGGCATGCATGTCGCGACCCACTGCGCGACGTTCGCACGGACATCGGGCAACGACGGCGATGCGCGGGGCATCACGTGCTTTCTGGTGCCGGCGGATGCGAAGGGCGTGAAGGTCGAGGAATATCTCTGGACCTTCAACATGCCTACCGATCATCCGCGCGTCAGCTTCACCGATGTGTTCGTGCCGGACGACGCGCTGTTTGGCGAGGTCGGCCGCGGCCTGTCGCTGGCGCAGTGCTTCGTGCATGAGAATCGGATTCGTCAGGCGGCCAGTTCGCTCGGAGCTGCCGTGTACTGCATCAATGAGAGCGTGCACTACGCGCGGGAGCGCAAGCCGTTCGGTCATGCGCTCGCTGAGAACCAGGCGATCCAGTGGCCGCTGGTGGAGCTTGCGACGCAGGCCGAGATGCTGCGGCTCCTGATCCGGAAGACGGCGTGGGAAATGGATCGCATGACCCAGCCCGAGGTTGAGCAGCGGCTCTCCGACAAGGTGTCGATGTGCAATTTCTGGGCGAACCGGCTGTGCTGCGAAGCGGCCGATCGCGCGATGCAGGTGCATGGCGGCATGGGCTACTCGCGACACAAGCCGTTCGAGCACATCTATCGCCATCACCGGCGCTATCGCATCACCGAGGGCAGCGAGGAAATCCAGAAGCGCAAGGTCGCTGGGTTCCTGTTCGGCTACATGGGTGCGGGAAAATTCGAGACGACGGAGAAGAGCCGCTAA
- a CDS encoding enoyl-CoA hydratase-related protein — protein sequence MAYEFAKVDRKGPLTIVTLNRPEVMNAVHSPMHFEMHRVFDEFNKDPDQWIAIVTGAGDRAFSAGNDLKWQAQGGQRGWDTSGFAGLTHRFDCDKPIIAAVNGVAMGGGFEIALACDLIIASENATFALPEPRVGLAALAGGLHRLPRLIGLKRAMGMILTGRHVPAREGLELGFVNEVVPKGEALAGAERWANLILQNGPMSIRASKQAMHRGLGVSLEQALAEQFDYPAVKALAASEDYIEGPKAFAEKRPPQWKGK from the coding sequence ATGGCCTATGAATTCGCCAAGGTGGACCGCAAAGGTCCACTGACCATCGTCACGCTCAATCGTCCCGAAGTGATGAACGCCGTGCATTCCCCGATGCACTTTGAAATGCATCGCGTTTTCGACGAGTTCAACAAGGACCCGGATCAATGGATCGCGATTGTGACGGGCGCAGGTGACCGGGCGTTTTCCGCGGGCAACGATCTGAAGTGGCAGGCCCAGGGCGGCCAGCGCGGCTGGGATACCAGCGGCTTCGCCGGACTGACCCACCGCTTCGATTGCGACAAACCGATCATCGCCGCCGTCAACGGCGTCGCGATGGGCGGCGGTTTCGAGATTGCGCTGGCGTGCGACCTGATCATCGCGTCGGAAAACGCCACCTTCGCCCTGCCGGAACCGCGTGTCGGCCTCGCCGCCCTCGCCGGCGGGTTGCACCGCCTTCCGCGCCTGATCGGCCTCAAGCGCGCCATGGGCATGATCCTGACCGGGCGCCACGTTCCGGCGCGCGAAGGCCTTGAGCTTGGCTTCGTCAACGAAGTCGTTCCGAAGGGTGAGGCTCTGGCCGGCGCCGAGCGCTGGGCCAACCTCATCCTGCAGAACGGCCCGATGTCGATCCGCGCATCGAAGCAGGCCATGCATCGCGGCCTCGGTGTGTCGCTGGAGCAGGCCCTCGCCGAACAGTTCGACTATCCGGCCGTCAAGGCTCTGGCTGCGTCCGAGGATTACATCGAAGGCCCCAAGGCGTTCGCGGAAAAGCGCCCGCCGCAGTGGAAGGGCAAGTGA
- a CDS encoding helix-turn-helix domain-containing protein, giving the protein MPRCTSGRSDRFMLISSERVFYAGLHGKPSVRTLGALAVCVPLHGTARLEIEGQPPRVSEILAVPAYLPHKITSESREILGLLIEPESVCDEDLAEILRQCDDPAAASHLAARFREIYATMALSGTSGFTSADFDQIFLQRRLKQRELDARISTVVSRFQAKPSSSISGDDCASGVKLSLSRFLHLFKDETSMNFKTFRAWKRARNILHHVNVERNLAHFALDAGYPDSTHFSHSLRRIYGLQPSALFSGSRRLQIINGKDVASDVTAIRA; this is encoded by the coding sequence ATGCCCAGGTGTACGTCCGGCCGGTCCGACCGGTTCATGCTGATCAGTTCGGAGCGGGTGTTCTACGCCGGTCTGCATGGCAAGCCATCGGTGCGCACGCTCGGCGCGCTCGCGGTTTGCGTACCGCTGCATGGCACAGCGCGTCTCGAAATCGAAGGTCAGCCGCCGCGCGTTAGCGAAATCCTCGCCGTCCCGGCTTACCTGCCGCACAAGATCACGTCAGAGTCCCGCGAAATTCTCGGACTTCTGATTGAGCCCGAGTCGGTCTGCGACGAAGATCTCGCGGAGATTCTTCGCCAGTGCGACGATCCGGCGGCAGCAAGTCATCTCGCGGCCCGATTTCGCGAAATCTATGCGACCATGGCGCTCAGCGGCACGAGCGGTTTCACGTCGGCCGATTTCGACCAGATCTTTCTCCAGCGCCGCCTGAAGCAGCGGGAACTGGATGCGCGTATCTCCACGGTCGTGTCGCGGTTTCAGGCCAAGCCGTCCAGCAGTATTTCGGGTGACGATTGCGCCAGCGGCGTCAAGCTGTCGCTGTCGCGCTTCCTGCATCTGTTCAAGGACGAGACCAGCATGAACTTCAAGACCTTCCGCGCCTGGAAGCGGGCGCGGAATATCTTGCATCATGTCAACGTCGAGCGAAATCTCGCGCATTTTGCACTCGATGCCGGCTATCCCGATTCGACGCATTTCAGCCACTCGCTGCGCCGCATTTATGGACTGCAACCGAGTGCGCTGTTTTCCGGCTCGCGCCGCCTGCAGATCATCAACGGCAAGGATGTTGCGAGTGACGTGACCGCAATCCGGGCTTAG
- a CDS encoding ABC transporter ATP-binding protein, with protein MSSPDIILKLSNIESFYGPIMAIRGISLEVPRGKIVTLLGANGAGKTTVLKTISGILDPQKGSIEFKGQSIQRMEADKIVRLGLSHVPEGREVFPFLSVRENLMMGAYPRKDHDGVAADLERVYGYFPRLRERINQPAGQLSGGEQQMLAIGRALMNRPTLLLLDEPSLGLSPILVKEIFTIIKRVNAEQGMSILLVEQNAKVALETADYGYVLEIGRVVMNDTCERLMMSQDIQEFYLGAKEDGARGERRWKKKKTWR; from the coding sequence ATGAGCAGTCCCGATATCATTCTCAAGCTGAGCAACATCGAAAGTTTTTACGGGCCGATCATGGCGATCCGCGGCATCAGCCTCGAGGTGCCGCGCGGCAAGATCGTCACGTTGCTGGGCGCCAACGGCGCGGGCAAGACCACCGTGCTCAAGACGATTTCCGGCATTCTCGATCCGCAGAAGGGCTCCATCGAATTCAAGGGGCAGTCGATCCAGCGCATGGAGGCAGACAAGATCGTGCGGCTAGGCCTCAGTCATGTGCCTGAAGGGCGCGAGGTGTTTCCGTTCCTCAGCGTGCGCGAAAACCTGATGATGGGGGCCTATCCGCGCAAGGATCACGACGGCGTCGCCGCCGATCTGGAGCGCGTCTACGGCTATTTTCCGCGCTTGCGCGAGCGCATCAACCAGCCTGCCGGGCAGCTTTCCGGCGGCGAGCAGCAGATGCTGGCGATCGGCCGCGCGCTGATGAATCGCCCGACATTGCTGCTGCTGGACGAGCCATCGCTGGGGCTGTCGCCGATTCTGGTGAAGGAGATTTTCACGATCATCAAGCGCGTCAACGCGGAGCAGGGCATGTCGATCCTGCTGGTCGAGCAGAACGCGAAGGTGGCGCTGGAAACCGCGGATTACGGATATGTGCTGGAAATCGGACGCGTGGTGATGAACGACACCTGCGAGCGCCTGATGATGTCGCAGGATATTCAGGAATTCTATCTCGGCGCCAAGGAAGACGGCGCACGGGGCGAGCGGCGCTGGAAGAAGAAAAAGACCTGGCGATAA
- a CDS encoding AMP-dependent synthetase/ligase — MARPAVITVADTIAKSFLLAVETRGDKAAIREKHLGVWQSTSWRGWLRTAKEIAYALHAIGFKPGDVASIISNATPQWVFADMGVLCAGGVSSGIYPTDSATQVEYLINDSRTRVIFAEDDEQLDKVLSCRARCPTLEKIVVFDMEGLSGFSDPMVMSLDEFMALGRNHMNGREALWDEMIASRGTNDLAILVYTSGTTGPPKGAMHSNRSVTHQMRYADYLLVPTDHEERLVFLPLCHVAERIGGYYLSIAVGSIMNFAESPETVPDNLREVQPTAFLAVPRIWEKFYSAITIALKDATPLQQWMYRRALGVGQHLTEYRLEGETPPLSLRLAGKAAYWLVFRNIRRMLGLDRVRIAFTGAAPISPDLIRWYLAIGLDMREVYGQTENCGVATLMPNDRIKLGSVGKAAPWGEVMICPKGEILVKGDYLFMGYLNQPEKTAETIDAKGWLHTGDVGTIDNEGFVKITDRMKDIIITSGGKNITPSEIENQLKFSPYISDAVVIGDKRPFLTCLVMIDHENVEKFAQDYNIPFTNYASLCRAPEIQDLIKREIEVVNQNFARVETIKKFHLIERQLTPEDEELTPTMKLKRSFVNKSYAAEIDAMYRAGAMA; from the coding sequence ATGGCGAGACCTGCAGTGATCACCGTCGCGGACACGATCGCGAAGAGCTTTCTGCTCGCGGTTGAAACGCGTGGCGACAAGGCAGCGATCCGGGAAAAGCATCTCGGCGTCTGGCAGTCGACAAGCTGGCGCGGGTGGTTGCGGACGGCCAAGGAAATCGCCTATGCGCTTCATGCGATTGGCTTCAAGCCGGGCGATGTCGCCTCCATCATCTCGAATGCGACGCCGCAATGGGTGTTCGCCGATATGGGCGTGCTCTGCGCGGGTGGCGTCTCATCGGGCATCTACCCGACGGACTCTGCGACCCAGGTCGAATATCTCATCAACGACTCGCGAACGCGGGTGATCTTCGCCGAGGATGATGAGCAACTCGACAAGGTGTTGTCGTGCCGCGCCCGCTGCCCGACGCTTGAGAAGATCGTCGTGTTCGACATGGAAGGTCTCAGCGGCTTCAGCGATCCGATGGTGATGTCGCTGGACGAGTTCATGGCGCTCGGGCGCAACCACATGAACGGCCGCGAAGCGCTGTGGGACGAGATGATCGCCAGCCGCGGCACAAACGATCTGGCCATTCTCGTTTACACCTCGGGGACCACCGGGCCTCCGAAGGGCGCGATGCATTCCAATCGCAGCGTTACCCATCAGATGCGCTACGCGGACTACCTTTTGGTGCCGACGGATCATGAGGAGCGGCTGGTGTTCCTGCCGCTGTGCCATGTCGCCGAGCGGATCGGCGGCTACTATCTATCCATCGCCGTCGGCTCGATAATGAATTTCGCGGAAAGTCCGGAAACCGTGCCGGACAATCTGCGCGAAGTGCAGCCGACCGCGTTTCTGGCGGTGCCCCGGATCTGGGAAAAGTTCTACTCGGCCATCACCATTGCCCTGAAGGATGCAACGCCGCTTCAGCAGTGGATGTATCGCCGTGCGCTCGGCGTCGGCCAGCATCTGACCGAGTACAGGCTTGAAGGGGAAACGCCACCATTGTCACTGCGGCTCGCGGGCAAGGCGGCCTACTGGCTGGTGTTCCGCAACATCCGCCGCATGCTCGGGCTCGATCGCGTGCGCATCGCGTTCACGGGTGCCGCGCCGATTTCGCCTGATCTGATCCGCTGGTATCTCGCCATCGGTCTCGACATGCGCGAGGTCTATGGCCAGACCGAGAATTGTGGCGTCGCGACGCTGATGCCAAATGACCGCATCAAGCTCGGCTCGGTCGGCAAGGCGGCGCCCTGGGGTGAGGTTATGATCTGCCCGAAGGGAGAGATCCTCGTCAAAGGCGATTACCTGTTCATGGGCTATCTGAACCAGCCGGAGAAGACGGCCGAGACCATCGACGCCAAGGGTTGGCTGCATACCGGCGACGTCGGCACCATCGACAATGAAGGCTTCGTCAAGATCACCGACCGGATGAAGGACATCATCATCACGTCTGGCGGCAAGAACATCACGCCGTCCGAGATCGAGAACCAGCTCAAGTTCTCGCCATATATTTCGGACGCGGTGGTGATCGGCGACAAGCGGCCGTTCCTGACATGCCTGGTGATGATCGATCACGAGAACGTCGAGAAATTCGCGCAGGACTACAACATCCCCTTCACGAACTACGCGAGCCTGTGCCGCGCGCCGGAAATCCAGGATCTCATCAAGCGCGAGATCGAGGTCGTTAACCAGAACTTCGCCCGTGTGGAAACCATCAAGAAATTCCATCTGATCGAGCGGCAACTGACGCCCGAGGACGAGGAATTGACGCCGACCATGAAGCTGAAGCGGAGCTTCGTGAACAAATCCTACGCAGCCGAGATCGATGCAATGTACCGGGCGGGCGCCATGGCGTAA
- a CDS encoding glutathione S-transferase family protein yields the protein MLTLFHCASARSFRPLWTLEEVGIPYDLKMLPFPPRFLKREYLELNPLGTIPLLIDGETRMTESSAICHYLVTKYGPTPLNVTVDEPAYGSYLNWLFFGEATLTFPQTIYFRYAQLEPEERRNPQAATDYARWFLARLRSLETAVSESETVCAGRFTAADISVGYALMFAQSNGLSAQFTPAVAAYWERLKQREGFRKAIAAQDKAGAEQGVAPRVPAAT from the coding sequence ATGCTCACGCTTTTTCACTGCGCCAGCGCGCGCTCCTTCCGTCCGCTCTGGACGCTGGAAGAAGTCGGTATTCCCTACGACCTGAAAATGTTGCCGTTTCCACCGCGGTTTCTGAAGCGCGAGTATCTCGAGTTGAATCCGCTCGGGACCATTCCACTGCTGATCGACGGCGAGACCCGGATGACCGAGTCTTCCGCGATCTGCCACTATCTCGTGACGAAGTACGGCCCCACGCCCCTCAACGTCACTGTCGATGAACCCGCCTATGGGTCTTATCTGAACTGGCTGTTCTTCGGCGAAGCGACGCTGACGTTCCCGCAGACCATCTATTTCCGCTACGCGCAGCTTGAGCCGGAGGAACGCAGGAATCCGCAGGCTGCCACCGACTACGCGCGCTGGTTTCTGGCGCGGCTTCGCTCGCTCGAAACCGCGGTGTCCGAATCGGAGACAGTTTGCGCGGGCCGCTTCACCGCCGCGGACATCTCAGTCGGATACGCGCTAATGTTCGCCCAGTCCAACGGACTGTCCGCGCAGTTCACACCGGCGGTCGCGGCCTATTGGGAGCGGCTCAAGCAGCGCGAGGGATTCCGCAAGGCGATCGCGGCGCAGGACAAAGCCGGCGCCGAACAAGGCGTCGCGCCACGCGTCCCGGCGGCAACCTAA
- a CDS encoding acyl-CoA dehydrogenase family protein — MQFTQEHDAIRRTMQQFIKNEINPFVDEWERDTIYPAHQVFKKMGDLGLLGLCKPVEYGGAGLDYSYGMVMAEELGAINAGGVGMSIGVQTDMATPALARFGSDEMKREFLAPSIAGDYVACIGVSEPGAGSDVASIKTTARSDGDDYIINGGKMWITNGTQADWMCLLANTGEGPVHRNKSLICLPMKTKGVEVLRKLDKLGMHCSDTAEIKFTDVRVPKRNRIGEEGKGFTYQMLQFQEERLWAVAACLKSHEKTIDETIEYTRARKAFGKPLLDNQVIHFRLAELKTEIELLRSLLYRACEEYINGNDVTPLATMGKLKAGRLGREIPDACLQYWGGMGFMNETRVSRAYRDRRLTSIGGGADEVMLSVLCKYMGTLPE, encoded by the coding sequence ATGCAGTTCACGCAGGAACACGACGCCATCCGCCGCACCATGCAGCAGTTCATCAAGAACGAGATCAATCCGTTCGTCGATGAATGGGAGCGCGACACAATCTATCCGGCGCATCAGGTGTTCAAGAAGATGGGCGACCTCGGCCTGCTCGGCCTGTGCAAGCCCGTTGAATACGGCGGCGCGGGCCTCGACTACAGCTACGGGATGGTGATGGCCGAAGAATTGGGCGCCATCAACGCGGGCGGCGTCGGCATGTCGATCGGCGTGCAGACTGACATGGCGACGCCGGCGCTGGCGCGCTTCGGGTCGGACGAGATGAAGCGCGAGTTTCTCGCGCCCTCAATTGCTGGAGATTACGTTGCCTGCATCGGCGTCTCCGAACCGGGTGCCGGATCGGACGTCGCCTCGATCAAGACCACCGCCCGCTCCGACGGCGACGACTACATTATCAACGGCGGCAAGATGTGGATCACCAACGGGACACAGGCCGACTGGATGTGCCTGCTCGCCAATACTGGCGAAGGCCCAGTCCATCGTAACAAGTCGCTGATCTGCCTGCCGATGAAAACCAAGGGCGTGGAGGTTCTGCGCAAGCTCGACAAGCTCGGCATGCATTGCTCGGATACGGCGGAAATCAAGTTCACCGACGTGCGCGTGCCCAAGCGCAACCGCATCGGCGAGGAAGGCAAGGGCTTCACCTACCAGATGCTGCAATTCCAGGAAGAGCGGCTGTGGGCGGTGGCGGCGTGCCTGAAATCACACGAAAAGACCATCGACGAGACCATCGAGTATACCCGCGCCCGCAAGGCGTTCGGCAAGCCCCTGCTCGACAATCAGGTGATCCATTTCCGTCTTGCCGAACTGAAAACCGAGATCGAGCTGTTGCGCTCCCTGCTCTATCGGGCCTGCGAGGAATACATCAACGGGAACGACGTGACCCCGCTGGCGACGATGGGGAAACTCAAAGCCGGCCGCCTGGGCCGGGAGATTCCCGACGCCTGCCTGCAATACTGGGGCGGCATGGGTTTCATGAACGAGACCCGCGTCAGCCGCGCCTATCGCGACCGGCGGCTGACCTCGATCGGCGGCGGCGCGGACGAGGTGATGCTGAGCGTGCTGTGCAAGTACATGGGTACACTTCCGGAGTAG